CAAGAGGCCAGAAAAAGAAGTGCTAATGGCCTACAGTTAATATCTGTGTACCATTCTTTGTAACTGGTGCCCCTCTCTGGTAAGAAAAATAGGTCCTTTTATTtgcaagagggagagagagagaaaaggcccCAAACAAAGCAAAATGGCAGACTGAGAGCAATATAAATATCCTACCACGATATATagtttaaacaagagttgaattGAAAATCCAGTGCGTGGGTGAATTTTGTAACTGCTTTCTTCAATCTATGATAAAATCTCCTATAGAAAGCGAAACAGAGGCTCAATCCAGAGAAACGTTGGGACTGCCAGCAGGCATTAGCTTAAGGACATCAACAATCTGAGCACATTTTACCATGCAAGTGAAACTAGACAAgcaaaaggggagagggagaactgaAAAGACAATCCTGGCCATCACCAAATACAGTGGCATGACGCACTCTCCTCCCTTTCCATGCAAAGCCTGAAGCAAAGAAAAATATGAGCTTAACTACAGCAGTGCTTACTCCTTCATAGAGAAAGGGACCAATGATCAGCACCACTCACCTATGGCAGTTTTGTCCTGGACTCCTGCTTTTCGTCTCTCTTCAGAATGGTAAGTGGGGCACAAGAGCTGTGGAGCCTGAGCAGCGGCTGACAGGGCAGGAATTAGGATGCCGGGTTCTTGGAAAGCAGACTGTTGCTCCTCCTCCAAGGCAGGTGCAATTGCCACTGTGCTGGAGGAAGATGACGAAATGGGTTCTGAGGGCAGCTGAAAGACAGCAGCTTCTTCAAGCTCAGATTCCACTTTAATGTTTAACACCTCCTGGAGGGGTTGTGTGGCATCATGGGTTCCATCAAAGACTGCCTCTGTCTCAGAGTCATCTTCCACCGTCCAGGAAATTTCTGGTATAGGTTCCCAGGAAGACCCTGGTTGAACCATGGTAGTGGAGGGCTGGAGTCTCATAGTTTGACTCATTGATGAGGGGACAGCTTCTGTTTCTCCTCCACAGATCTCATCCAGCTCCCTGAAGAAGCGACAGCGAACTGGTATGGCCCCGGCCTTACCCATAGCGTCTTTTGCCTTGCGATATGCTTTATGAAGATCCCGGATCCGGTTGTTACATTGGATTCGTGTGCGTAGGAATCCCTCTTCAGCCATCTTCTTGGCTAGGACAGCGTAGAGATCACTGTTGGTGGGCATGTTCTGAACTCGGCGCTGGATCAGCAAGGTGTTCCAGTGACCCAAGAGGACTCTGGTCTCCTCATCACTCCAGGTGGGGCCACGAGGGGCCCGGCCAGATGGTTTGGATTTGCCTTGCTGTTCTGCCATAACATTTGGGAATGGTTCCTGGAGAAAAAAGGCAAAGTGGTCTCTGCAGACTGTGTCCAGTGTCAGGACAGGGAACTGCACCCAAAGCCTGTGCCTGCAGAAGGGCAGGTCTCAGATCTGTGCTGTAAAGTCACTTCCAAAAGAAAGGACACCAGAAGAGGGGAAGAATCTCCTAAGCACTCACCATATTAGATGCAATGAGCAGAAGGCAGAATCCCCAAGATAATTCTTAGTACATAAACATTTTGGACAGGGTTTTACAAAACCTTAGAATCTGGAGCAACAAATGTCTCAGTCTTTCCCCAACACAATAATAGGGTCTCCACCCCCCGAGATATACTTCTTTTCCCACACTTAATGTACCAAGAAGCATGAGGCAAGAAACCACAGGACAAATTGTGCAAAAATATAACATGAAACAAGTCTCTGCTACACAGGGCTGATACCTCTGGTGTACCAGTCTATCCGAACAGATGTGCAGCTGTGTGTTCTATTGAACAAAAAAGGGGGTGCAGCCACTTACACAGCAATGCTACAATCTTTGAAATACAAGTAGGAATTATGTCCATTATGGAGCCAGTGATTTGGAATGAGGAAGAAGCTCAGTGGTAAGccacatcctttgcatgcagaagatcaagGTTTACTCCCTGGCAACTCGAGTGAAAAGgatctccctgagaccctggaaagctaGCACAAATCTAAGTAGATGCTTCTGCTAGTtggatgcaccaatggtctgaatcaatATAAGGCAATGTCATTTATTAATGTGACGACAACTGTCTCTTATTCCTGATTAGTTTGGCCATTGCTACATTTCACAAATAATTAGtagttattacatttttaaattacaCTGGGTAAACAGTATTTACCCTTATCAGTCCACAAAACCACATTGCTTTTACAAGTAGAAGTGTGAGGATTCCATGTAAGGGCTGAGGAATTTATTAGCCAAGGAAATATTGTGTATGCATGGCTATACCACCACCAAGTTAATTTAAAACAAAgagataaaaatatataattaaaactaattttaaaaattgtttgatttttttgaaagtgTAAATACTAAGTTTCTCTTATTATATAAGAGAATATTAACAATGTTAATATAACAAAGTTAATATTAAATAATCTGTATGTAAATATATTAGTTTTACAGTTACTCTGTAATCTTATGGTCCTGAGGAGGGTGTCCCGGGGCCACCTGATGCATCACATCTTATTCTCTGGTGTCACAGAATGAGCTTCATAATTAGAGAGGAAGATCCAACGTCAGAGCCTCCCTCTCCAACAGTGCCAGATCCTCTAATGCCCTGGGCCCAACTCATATTGAAACACCATCATCGGCAGAGTCTAAAAAGGGGAGAATCTGGCCATGCTACTGAGTAGATCTaagcctctccctcccctttccttcccactggaAATAATGGGAagataaacattattttaaagattCAGCAGGAAACGGACAGATGAAAGAGCCTAGCAGGACTTTGGATCAAGTGACAGAACCGCCTTTGGATTTCACCCGCTgccttaggattgcagtcttaaactCTAAACTGCATTATTGCCTCTACCAGATACAGCAAGTTAAAGGTTTTTCTATATAAACAAAACTAATTTGATCCACTCTCAGATATGAATATTTACACTCTGCCTAACAAATGCAGGCATTTCATCTCCATTTGATGAAAATAAGCTGTCCTAGTCTGCCCAGTTACTATCAAAACTTGCTTCAACTTATCAGTCATGGGTATTTAatctttgttattttgtttttatgagaATGGAGCTAGCCCAAGGCAGAGTGAAGCAGGAAGGAGCAGCACTGGAAagtagaaaaaaaggcaaaaatgtCCAGTGTGCATGTACCTATATTCCATAATAAAttacaatcctatactcacttgcctgggagtgagccccactgaaactcaatgggacttacttctgactagatatgTACAAGATGGCACTCTTAAGCTCACAAACTGTCCAGAATATTGATTGTAAGGTAGACTATGGGAAAATTTGAAAGGCATTATGTCTTTAGGTAAAAAAAAAGGACATGCAAAATATATATACAGTGTGATAACAAGGTCTGGTTATAACCATGAAAGAGCAGGGTAAATACCCTATTAAGTTGTAAATTAACATGGTTTAGTGGTCAGGTTTCCCCAATTATTCCAGGAAATATATGAAGCAGTATCAGTGGGAAACTTGATTTAAATACATGATTTAATGTGGTCTTCTTAAATCACTTTGATTTAAACCAGTCCACCCTGATCAATGCATCATGGAAAATGGTCAAAGCTTACTGATGAAACTTTTAACAAGCCCCACTTACAGTACAAGACAACACAAACCTGAAC
This DNA window, taken from Rhineura floridana isolate rRhiFlo1 chromosome 2, rRhiFlo1.hap2, whole genome shotgun sequence, encodes the following:
- the PPP2R3C gene encoding serine/threonine-protein phosphatase 2A regulatory subunit B'' subunit gamma isoform X5 codes for the protein MELFTKYYLEWKGGRKNDNAPYMNIPRFYYREPFPNVMAEQQGKSKPSGRAPRGPTWSDEETRVLLGHWNTLLIQRRVQNMPTNSDLYAVLAKKMAEEGFLRTRIQCNNRIRDLHKAYRKAKDAMGKAGAIPVRCRFFRELDEICGGETEAVPSSMSQTMRLQPSTTMVQPGSSWEPIPEISWTVEDDSETEAVFDGTHDATQPLQEVLNIKVESELEEAAVFQLPSEPISSSSSSTVAIAPALEEEQQSAFQEPGILIPALSAAAQAPQLLCPTYHSEERRKAGVQDKTAIGRSRRDSEAVLRPPVPAMDRLAQMSARRRRAREETIDRLLEEIRTGREAMDATFRLFLEQQRSFQNSLIWEMRLARQEQRRAAEAEHRARQEEWQQQRTQHILDANRMDAEIIRFRQELNLLRHNFMDFSAARSFPTASQLRTTSPVLAHMESPGPSGSHWEGCTPRATELQALLPDPRVLGVPSRGRRGRPRKRGGVTRKQIRRE
- the PPP2R3C gene encoding serine/threonine-protein phosphatase 2A regulatory subunit B'' subunit gamma isoform X3, with the translated sequence MAATENLSRDSAKRSDQELKDEEMELFTKYYLEWKGGRKNDNAPYMNIPRFYYREPFPNVMAEQQGKSKPSGRAPRGPTWSDEETRVLLGHWNTLLIQRRVQNMPTNSDLYAVLAKKMAEEGFLRTRIQCNNRIRDLHKAYRKAKDAMGKAGAIPVRCRFFRELDEICGGETEAVPSSMSQTMRLQPSTTMVQPGSSWEPIPEISWTVEDDSETEAVFDGTHDATQPLQEVLNIKVESELEEAAVFQLPSEPISSSSSSTVAIAPALEEEQQSAFQEPGILIPALSAAAQAPQLLCPTYHSEERRKAGVQDKTAIGRSRRDSEAVLRPPVPAMDRLAQMSARRRRAREETIDRLLEEIRTGREAMDATFRLFLEQQRSFQNSLIWEMRLARQEQRRAAEAEHRARQEEWQQQRTQHILDANRMDAEIIRFRQELNLLRHNFMDFSAARSFPTASQLRTTSPVLAHMESPGPSGSHWEGCTPRATELQALLPDPRVLGVPSRGRRGRPRKRGGVTRKQIRRE
- the PPP2R3C gene encoding serine/threonine-protein phosphatase 2A regulatory subunit B'' subunit gamma isoform X4, yielding MKAKRSDQELKDEEMELFTKYYLEWKGGRKNDNAPYMNIPRFYYREPFPNVMAEQQGKSKPSGRAPRGPTWSDEETRVLLGHWNTLLIQRRVQNMPTNSDLYAVLAKKMAEEGFLRTRIQCNNRIRDLHKAYRKAKDAMGKAGAIPVRCRFFRELDEICGGETEAVPSSMSQTMRLQPSTTMVQPGSSWEPIPEISWTVEDDSETEAVFDGTHDATQPLQEVLNIKVESELEEAAVFQLPSEPISSSSSSTVAIAPALEEEQQSAFQEPGILIPALSAAAQAPQLLCPTYHSEERRKAGVQDKTAIGRSRRDSEAVLRPPVPAMDRLAQMSARRRRAREETIDRLLEEIRTGREAMDATFRLFLEQQRSFQNSLIWEMRLARQEQRRAAEAEHRARQEEWQQQRTQHILDANRMDAEIIRFRQELNLLRHNFMDFSAARSFPTASQLRTTSPVLAHMESPGPSGSHWEGCTPRATELQALLPDPRVLGVPSRGRRGRPRKRGGVTRKQIRRE